tgggagttgcTGGGTCAtgacacatattgaatctattttcttaaattaagtatcctcacaccttcttgtcaactgtctaaatgggccatcttgattatcactgcaaaagtttttttctcctgctgataatagttcatcttaactaattagcctctcagagTTTATATGGTagcttccaacttatctgtatgtgtatatacatatatcttactatatgttgcattctatgcatccgatgaagtgggttgtagcccacaaaagcttattctctaataaatttgttagtctctaaggtgccacgagtactcctgttctttctaagGACACAGACTAATACGGacacagactaatacggctgctactctgaaacctgccatatgCATAAGTGTTTAAAGTGGTAGAACACTAGTTTTGACTGGCAGGAGGAACTCCAGGTTTTTTTCTGTATGAATTTCAAAACATGTTAGATAAACTCATGGTAAGAGtgatttaaagcaaacaaaatgtgctCTGTAAGTACACTGCAGTGACATTCGTAAATAGTCATATTATAATGTAAAAACTAAAAAGACTTAAAAATAAAGCATATGTATAATTAACTCAACATCTTCCTTTCAGAACTGTTTTTGATCACCTTGGCAATATGGAAATAAATATCAGTGAACAATTGCACCAATAAGTCAAGCACAAAACAATTAAACTACAGATCTTGAATGTGAAGAATAAATTTTCAGAACACTTTTATAGCTAGAACTGTTACTCCTGTTTTTGAGTGTTTGTAAACTTTATTTTGTTCCTAAATGTTGTACATTTCTTTCTAAAGAGAAGCAGTGTATTAAAAAATCCcacttttttgtctgaaaattatTTACTTACTGTAACAAGTAGTGCCTAAGATCAATTTAGATGTACTTTAACATTGCCTAAATGTTATTTATACAGTATCATAAATGTGTATGCTGTTTTATAAAATATGACAAGATTACCCGCAGCCATTTCACATATTCCATGTTGTTGTTATGACTTACTGTGTTTTTATGGTAGTGCTCACAATGTGCTTGGTGCTTTCCAAACACTGAAACATGATCTCTGCTCTGAGGAGTTTACAGTGTAAGGATAGACAAGTGCACAGAGGTTAGGGGAAAGGAAACacgtgtgacagatatggcattttcctgcaatatccttggtAGATCTTATGGAATTAActttaagtatctttggggtccattgtattaatgAATGTACGAATGGTTTATGTTTTATTGTGGGCCGGGATTGTATGTGACACCTCGGGAGAGAGGGGATGCGATGTGAGACCTGGGTGTTCAAAAgactatattgaacaatgtgCCACGTAAGAATGCACTTTTGGAACAAAGTGTGTTAAGTGGTTTCCCTGGGGAATATGTAGGGGgtggtgaatgcaaattccccacctccgATGATGCCAAAACTCAGCCCTTTGAAGCTGTGCCTTCAGGGGTgggccattgtctgctgattactTGTTACAAGAGATCAAGATCAAAGACCCAAGTTGTTTAAAGGAAAGACTGAGCTATTCATTGTAACTttgaatctgagacagttatgaacttgCAACCATGGGGGAAACCCCGTTGTGGGTTTTGAAGAACTGATACCTATCAGAGAACTAGATTGAAGTTGGGGGGTAATCTCTGGTAaactttttgtatgtgtgtaggttcttttattgttttctgtATCATGTTcacaccttaagaataaatgtgcttgcttagaaagagctggtAACTGTGGCAATTATACTGTTCATAGCCTCTGGCAAGAAAGCAAAGTGCTGACCTAGCTTGTTTAGGCAGCCTGGCTTGCTGAGGATAGCACAGTTTAGGCAGGGAATTGTGCAGCCTGGGAAAACCCcattcaggagggagagggacatggGTCTCTGAGGACCCTTGAGTGAACGCCCTTAgtggaccatggagggggaatataGGCAATAGGCACAACACGCTCCTCACATACAGGTCATTTTAATTTACTGTCAGCACCGTGGCAGGAGTCTTCAAGAGGAATTTGGACGCGGCAGGGCAAGGGCACTGCAGGTGAACTTGAGCTGTACCATGCATAGGGGTACATGTGGATGAAGACATAGGGGTAATTTTCATGAAAAGCTGAAGGAAAAGTGAACAAGGCCGAGAGCATTGGTAGAGCAGAGGATACTGTCCCTGTCAATTGTGTGGTGCTGAGTAACATGAATTAACtttattctgatctcagttccacTTACATTTCAAATCTGACTAGCTTCAAGcagaagcctttaaaaaaaaaaaaaaaaaaagcaacctgcCATTGAAATGCTCCTTCTTGTCTTCTAGAAATGGAAGGCAACGCCCTTCCACCCTTGTCTCAAAATCATACGGCTCTGAGGTGCAAGCTGGGAAATATGTTTATGtataaaattcttcttcttctaaaGCTTGTGCAGTTGTAGTTCTGTACTAAGGAAGCCTGACttcatagaaataataaatattggcACTAATGGTTTCTCAAACTTcttaaaatactatttctgtAATACGTACAGGCTATGTCAAATGTCTGATTGGGGCAGTATTTTATCAATTTTTTGATTGGCATGCATTTGGGATGACTTGCATAACTCGTGATGGGCCCATCCCATACTCAGACTGACTAagggtacatttacactgcaattagacacccatggctagCCCACACCAGCAGACTTGGGCTAAGGTGCTGTTTAAtcgtggtgtagacatttgggctcgggctgcagccctaCGTCTGGGACCCTCCACACTTGCAAaagcccgagcctgaacatctacagtgcagttaaacagcccctgagcctgaAACCCAGAAGCCTAAGTCAGcgggcatgggccagccgcaggcttttaattgcagtgtagacacaccctaaaacCTCTACACCACACTGTCATGTATTCCTTATATCTATTATATAATGTTGCAGTATTTTATCACTGCTTGTTGCACTAAACTGTTTAGGCTAAAATTGTGCCAGCCCTTATGTAGCTGTATGTGTGCGGATGGAATAAGGAGCCTTTCCCCAATCATTGCCCCAGCACAATGGGGAACTCCAGGCAGTACTGTGCCTTGTGGAGGCAAAAGCCTCCCAGTGCTCTGCACTACTCTATTACAGGCTGGAGCTAAACACATGTAACCCTTTATCCCTTTTCCCCTCTCAGCTATGCTTAAAATATATACATCCACAATGGCTGATGTATTTGCAATTTGCAGGTGAAACCATGTGGAAAAAATAACCATTATTTCTGTGGGTCAATTCAGGAGCATAGTCCATAGTTCTGCTTCAAATGCAGACTCTCTCAAGGTAAATTAAAAGGATCAGAAGGGCACATTAGAACTGAGGTCATGTTTCTGAGTTACGCTGTCATCCCATTAAACTGAAACACAGTTCTCCCCATTAATTTCTTACACAAGGCAAGACATCCCAATTAATATTGACACATTTTAGAAAGACAAATTTTCATAATAAACTTTGTGGCCACCTGTTATGGGTTTTGGTACATTAGTCATGCTGCTTTTCATGATAAACATAGTAGTGTCCTTGTCCTTGTTGCTCTTTATTTTTCGTTTCAAGGCAAACCAGTTTTTAAGTGTAGTGTTGCTGTGAAGTGTGGAGAGAGAGGTGAAACTGTTTTTCCGGGTAAGCATATGCATTAATTCTTTAAATTGCTTTGGGGAACAGGAAACGCTGGTTGCTATTAgtataaaactaaatattttaaatgatgtaggtgtgtatttttattattgccTAATCCAAATCCTTTAAGCTATAGCTTTCTTAAGGTAGGACAGAGCAGTAAGTATAGACCTGATTcttattcccattgaaatcaagaagTGCTTTCGGTGACTTCAACAGGAAGGGAGTGGGTAATTGTAACTGAATTCAAAATATAGTTCTGCAACTTAACATGTTAGGGCTTAAAGCCATTATAGTCAATGGAAAACACCCAGTGattttcagtggattttggattatGAACTTAGTGTAGCACAGTTGAAATGGACAGTTAGGGGTTTAGGCTGCGATTACTCAAAGCAGCCTAAGGGAGATCTCTATTTGAAATTCCAATCTCTAGTTTCCTAACATGATTGAGGCTTATACTCAATGCTGATGTTGTTAGAGATATCCTCTCTCTGTCTGCCCTTGATGCTTGCTCATCTGGAATTTAACAATTCCAAGGTAACTCCTGAGCAGGAGGGATTCCATTGAATTTCAGGCTTCATGTGAGTTAATTTTGAGTTTTGTAATATCTGCTGTATTACTGTGCCAGAATGTAATTAATTATTTAGTAAAATGCTTTTTTGATAGACTTAGAGTGCTTTATAAAACCAGATCTATTCAAATGTACATTTGTATTATGAGGCTACATTTCTAAAGCAATATTTGTCCTGGAATTCAAGAGCGACCCACACCAAAATCCTGGATTCAAACACACTTTGGGGTCTGAAAGCTCATCCCTGATCTGAATTGTACAAATGGCCCCCTGTCATATGAATACACTGAttcaaaatcccagatccaaacaccctaAAGTTCAAGATGCTAGAAGTATAGATTCAGATTAATATTTTACAGCTACAGATCATTTAGAATAGTATATACCACCCCAGATAAAATCAAGCACAGCATGGTGTTTTCTACCACATACAAGTGTGGTAATACAGCTGTGTGTACATATTCGTTGCTAGCATCAATTAAATGGATCAGTTACTTAACTGATTGCACAGAATAAAGGACATTCCTTTTCCCTTCCTATGACTTGTTAAAGGATAACTTCTGACTGTGGTAAACAGTGAACTTACTATGGGAACACTACATACATCATGCCAAAGGTACACAGAATGATACTTGCAAACAATCTTTAAATATTCACGTTAACCTACTCTTATATAGGTTTTTGTTTATCAAGATTAAACCTCTTTTCAGGTATAGAAGTTTACTTTATGGGATGATTTACATAAGATTCTATTAGAGATCAAAGGTAACATTTCCTTGTGTTAAAAAGTTTCTTTTATACTGGGTGTATAGTTTATGGGTGAGATAAAGAAATTGACCAATAGAACTACGGGAAGGAGCTAGATGCTGTTTATCGTAACTTCTTAGAGAAGTGTGGTAGTATGAAGTTAAATCACTATTCTGGTTTTTATAATGTGATTTCAGTTCCAATCATTCAGAGGGGAAAAAGCTGCAATAAACTGTGCTACGATGAGAAGTGCTTTATTTCAGAGCCTTCTCTTGATTACAGCTGGAATGTCCTTAACTTGCAGCCCCATCTCTAATCCTATGGCTGACAGCACTACCCAACTTGCAGTGGAGCTATACCAAGTTCTTCATTGTTCTCCTAAAAAGGAGAACATCATACACTCACCACTTGGTGTTGCTTTACTTCTTGGAACGGTGCAGTTGGGGGCAAAGGGAAAAGCACTTAAGGAGATAAGACAAGCTTTGAAACTGCAAGGAAATAAAGATGGTGAGTATCGCTTGATCTACTGTCATTCATGCTGTGTAATAATGGTGAAACACACTGGTGAGTGGCATTTAGTACCCAGCTCATGTCACATGACATGACTGTCAGGGTTTTGAATGATTATATCACTGTCACATGGCACTAGCTCCTTTTGCTAGATCTCATTCTCTTATCTtaaaatgcatataaaatatCAATCTCAAACTAATGAAGCTAACTAGTAAAACAGAAATGGACATATCTAAGATGCAGAACAGGGTAGAGGACATTGGCCAGTAGCTACCATCTCTGATCCTCAGTTGCTTTCTGATCACATAGACATTTCTTGTTCTCAGAACAGGTTCTTCCATAGCAGCCAGCTCAGTCACTGAAATggataccataccatgccatccttacttctgtgcttctgctggcagcgatgctgccttcagagctgggctcccggccagcagccaccactctctggctgcctagctctgaaggcagcgccactgcCATTTGTAGCACAAAAGTAAGAGTgtacccccctacaataaccttgcaaccccccctcccaccacgactgccttttgggtcaggacccctacagttacaacaccgtgaaatttcagatttaaatatctgaaatcatgaaatttgtgatttttaaaaatcctatgactgtgaaattgagcaaaatggaccgtgaatttggtagggcctaatacattttatatatacaatTTGCATAGCACCTTATCCATTAATCGTCCCATTGAAGTCTTGAGACTACTTACGGAGTGCAGTGCTCCCAAACATGAGttaagagtatcagaatctggcctatggGGTATAAGAAGTCAACTCCAGCCACGCACCCCGGCCTCCACTtccttatttatatttaatatcatCTTAATGAAAAGTAATAGGAAAGTCATTACAAGTTTCAAAAATAACCCTACAGTAGGTAATTCTACAGTGAAAAAGACTTACAAAAATTTGTTGgctaaatgattttaaaatgtgtacattttgtacaaaaaacACTGCATTCTTAACAGCTAGAAGTAGAAATAATTGAAGCCCATGTTCAATTACAGGTTCCAGGAAATGTAGTAAGTCCATTTTAATTGCTTTGAATAGTTTTAATGCAATCTGTCCTAATAGAGATCATTGATCTGCAGATCAAATCCAATGTGCAAAGGACATTTTTAACACTTTGTTTGGTACAATGGTCTTTTCCCATAGACTCCCAAGAATAATGACTTATCAAGGGACAGCTGGGCATTTATAGCTACATTTGTAGATCTTCAGTGCATGACATAAATCCATTCATTCAAGAAGATGAttattaaccattttaatttttttagaaaatatttaaacagaCAAGTTACTTAGAAAATCAAGTCTCTGACCTCTGCTATGTGTCATGCTGCCAGTCACTGgcagaaagggatgtttccaaaATGCCTATGCAATGCAATATGGCACTAACAGAAACTAGTTAGAGTGGGTGATTACAACACTGAATGGATTTCATATCTCCGTGTTGTTAAAAGATGTGACACAACAGGAGAGGAATAGAATGAGATAAACCTGGGACATAAGAGGGAAGATACCTGTAAAAAAATGCAGCTTGCAGTGCATTAAATTATAGAGTTAAATGAATCCTTGAAGCCAAAATTCAGCCCTGTTATAataagtgacttcagtggagttacttcaggAATTTATTTGGCCTGGGAACTATAAAAAATCAAATATGTAATCAGTATATTGTGGATTTTAAAGTGTAACTACACTCGGTAGGGGTGCCCCGTTATCCGCCCCCCAGGGTGTCTTTCAAAGATAAGGTTAGCCTGAGCATGTGCAAGTGACTTCAAAAATCTTCTCTATCAGACATGTTACCAATGCTGAAAGCCATACAGAGTCAGACACTTGGAATACGCAACTCATAGTATCTATTTAATTAGTGCACCAGTGAGATTCATTCACCCtgtcttaaaatatatttagttCATGCTTTGCTTATTCAATATTATCCTCTGAAGGAGGACATAGGTTAAAAGAGCCAGactttgccacccttactcacactgagtagtaccttactctaggtataatcccactgatttcactggccctgcttgtggagtaaggtacacCCAGTGAGAGTAAGGAGAGGCATAATCTGTCTCTGCACTAAAGCTGGTGATGTGAATTAATCTTGTATGTGTAGGCTAATGCATGTTGTTCCTTATATAGAATATGTTTATACCTTTCACTCAAGAGGACCAGGAGAGAGAATGGTTTCAGTGGGGTGTGAAGGAGGTATGCATGGGAGAGTTTTGAGTGTGGGAGAGAACAAGAGGAGTTCctacttctctctctctacccCCACTCCTTCAACAAGCAATCCCTGTCACTTTCAGAATTGAACTTTGTGGGGGTAGCATTTGCCCCCTTAGGGTTTTCCAGTCTTGAACCCTTTTGTTGTAGTTTACTTCCCTGTATCTGCAGGTGGCTTGTGCCACAAAAACATTCTTTTACGACACTGACAGGGATGGTTGGAAGAAGACTGGTTTTAAAACCACTGACAGTTTTGAAgaatattgtcaaggttcctccctcactctgaactccagggtacagatgtggggacctgcatgaaaaacctcctaagcttatctttaccagcttaggtcaaaacttccccaaggtacaaaatattccaccctttgtccttggattggccgctaccaccaccaaactaatactggttactggggaagagctgtttggatgcgtctttccccccaaaatacttcccaaaaccttgcaccccacttcctggacaaggtttggtaaaaagcctcaccaatttgcctaggtgactacagacccagacccttggatcttaagaacaatgaacaatcctcccaacacttacaccccccctttcctgggaaatgttggataaaaagcctcaccaatttgcataggtgaccacagacccaaacccttggatctgagaacaatgaaaaagcattcagttttcttacaagaagacttttaataaaaatagaagcaaatagaaataaagaaatcccccctgtaaaatcaggatggtagatatcttacagggtaattagattcaaaaacatagagaacccctttaggcaaaaccttaagttacaaaaaagatacacagacagaaatagttattctattcagcacaattcttttctcagccatttaaagaaatcataatctaacacagacctagctagattacttactaaaagttctaagactccattcctggtctatccctgacaaagacagactatagacagacacacagaccctttgtttctctccctcctcccagcttttgaaagtatcttgtctcctcattggtcattttggtcaggtgccagcttcttaaccctttacaggtgagaggagctttcccctggccaggagggatttcaaaggggtttacccttccctttatatttatgacaaatatcTAATCACCTTACCAGTTACACCTTTACAAGGTAGCTTGGGTAGAAAGGGCCTGTATTCTGgggatggggtggtggtggggagagtcTCTGaatcttctgttttttttccaaatgtacaTGCAGCATAAAGGAAACAATCAGAATATTGCagctcattttcaaaagcagccttaGTTGTACTGTACCTGAACCTTCAGGAGATTATGGAATGCATTTTGTATATGGAGAATGATGCTATTACACAGCTGCTTTATGTTCTTcaagtgaagatgctactattaacatttattttccttAGGTGAAGAATTCTCTCTGCTCCAGACACTTTTCTCTGTCACCACAGAAAAGAAAGAATTTACATTTAATCTTGCCAATGCCCTCTACCTTCAAGAAGGATTCATTGTAAAAGAACAGTATCTCCATAGCAACAAGAAATTTTTTCAGACTGCTATAAAACTGGTGAATTTCCAAGACACACAAGCTTGCACAGAGGCCATAAGAACCTGGgtagaaaacaaaacagatggTAAACTCTCTCTACAGCTTTCATAAAATCACTGTTTGCTAGTTAAGTTCTTCCCCTTTAATGCCCGAAAATATATAGAACGGGTTGGTGGTTGTATCATTGATCTGTGACAGATATGAGACTTTGCAAGAAGGAATCTGGAAGTTAGTACCTTCTTTCCAATATAGCCTGTTATTAAGACCAGCAACTAGcccttaaaaagagaaaaataccaGGCTGTTTGCTAACTCTAATGATCTTCTTTTGATTCACAGTCATGTGAAGcattttttcataaaattatTTAGTATGGCATTTTTACACAGCTATAGGTTTTGGGACGCTGGAAATCATCATTCTTTGCCAAGTAGATGATTATTTAATTTGTTAATAACAAGTGCTCCATTTCTCACATTTACTGTAAATCATTAATACATGTTAGCAAAATCTATTAATTTTCAGAACACTATACAGCTGCTAAATAAACTCTGATACTCCAAGTAAATATAGAAGCTAGCCACCAAAGCCCCATGTCCAATGTGAAACGTTCAGGCTTAATTTTACAACAGGGTCCACAGAATTATGTAACTCTGCCTATAAGCCCTCTCTGACCTTCCTTCACCAATTAATATAGTATTCTGTGTGTTATTCTGTTTGATAATGTTCCATTTATTTTATGCTGCTCCTATATTTTAACTCTGATGTGCTGCACATTTTTGTATTGACATCGAATAACTGAACCAAAGAAGTTGCCAGGGGAAAGCTGGAGGTTTTGGAAGCTGGGTATGGGACAAAAGGGATTTTGGTATCTAGGAGTGATAAGTGGTGGGGAGGCTGCTGATATTCTGGAGTCATTTAGCGGGTTGGTACCAGGGAGAGGAGATAATTCTTCCCCTTTCCCTTTCAGACAGGTGGAGAGCTGACTTTAAATCTGGAGGCAAAAGGCATTTGAACGGCTCATTCCTTGCCAAAGCAACTATTGACACCAACTATCTGCTCCACTGTACCCATCCTAATATCTACTGCTCCATTCAACAACAATGGAGAAGCCCATTAGCTTGATATTTCTGCTAAAATAACAATTAAATTACCCACATGTCATTGTTAACACCTCCTTTTAGATAATGTTGTCTGCGGACTCAGATAGACATCCTTACATCGCTTACACTCGATTCATAACATGAAGGTTTTCTTTATAAGGGAAAGATGAAAGTTCATTGAAAAATAAATCCTGCATTCTGGAGCAGAGCTCTGTGATAATATCAAAATAATCTGGAACTCTGCAGGAAAGTATTATATTCCGTATTATACACAAAACCATCCTAACATAATGAACATGCTCTGGttcccatttatgtcaatggcaaaatcccatTCACTTCACTGGGACAAAAGTATAATGACAAACTATTCTCTAATGTCAGAGTGCAACAGCCTTTTTTTCAGAGTGTTATCGTAACAGGGAATCTTTAAAATCACAGCTGTATATTACATGCATGCTCATTTTAATTGCGTTTAAGATAGACTAACTGGCGTTTATagcatctgaaaattttgctcatgtccttttttcccccccataggcaaaataaaaaatattgtttcaagTGAAGAATTTGGTCCCCTTACTAGGCTTATTCTGGTGAACGCTATTTACTTCAAAGGAGACTGGACACAGAAGTTCAGACCAGAAGCTACCCAGGAGATGGATTTTACTAAGAGAGATGGTTCTGTAACTAAAATACCAATGATGCATCTTCAGCTGAGAACAAAGTTTGGTAATGTAAAATATGCATGTCTGTGTGGTAACCATAAAATCATATATATTGTCTTAGTGGTTGCAGTTTTCTTACTGAAGCCCATGGTTTTGTATTTATTCTAGGTTATTTTTCTGACAATAATGTGAGCTACCAGGTGTTGGAATTACCTTACAAAGGGAAGGAGTTCAGCTTAGTTTTAACACTTCCTTCAGAAGATGTAACTATAGAAGAAGTAGAAAACCTAATTACAGCTCAGCTGATAAAAAACTGGTTTGCTGAAACACAAGAGGAAGACGTAGAAATAAGCCTCCCTAGGTGTGTAATGTACTTCTCAATATTCTTATTTTTCATTATCCCATCTAATCTTCCGTTACGGAAGCATTAGGGATTAAATACAAAAACAGTCAAGAAAGCCTACTGAcgacaggccctgattctgctcccacttaagtcaatgggaattttgtcattcgTGTCAGTGAACAGAGGATCAGATTGGACCTGATTTTCCACTACCTTGTACCTTGTGTAGACCTTTACACCTGTTCCAAGTAGGTGTGAAATGCTACCGGATCAAAACTCTTCATTCACTTACATGAGTGGTGGCATTTTATACCGGCTTCACTCTCTCTTTGTAAACGAGCCTGGCAAAAtgagaacccaggtttcctggaTGGCAGAGCAGAGCGTGAACATTGGCTTAGAAGTGTGCCCTCATTTGGTTATTTTAGCCACCAATGATCTAAAAAGGTGCTTTATTTTGTAACACTACATGGACAAATTAAAGTTAAATTAAAGGTTTGCGCTATTTAATATCCACTGGTAAGTACAGCTGCTCTCAATGACGCTTTACATCTTGAGTTTTCGACCACGTAATGCCTCTATGTCTGGTTTCTTTATAATTTTAAACGTTGTCTCCCTTGTGCAAAATAGTAATCGTACGACTATGAAACCCTTAGATGGTGCTTTTCATCCGTATAGCTCTGAACATTTTACAGTAAGTGGGCAAGTAGCCTTTAACTACTTACTCACTACATCGATTAGGAAACGATtagagaggttaaatgatttgcccaggaGCACACAGCAGTGGGATAGAACCTAGATTTTCTATCTTCCTGCCTCctgatctaaccactag
This DNA window, taken from Caretta caretta isolate rCarCar2 chromosome 9, rCarCar1.hap1, whole genome shotgun sequence, encodes the following:
- the SERPINI2 gene encoding serpin I2 isoform X1, whose product is MRSALFQSLLLITAGMSLTCSPISNPMADSTTQLAVELYQVLHCSPKKENIIHSPLGVALLLGTVQLGAKGKALKEIRQALKLQGNKDGEEFSLLQTLFSVTTEKKEFTFNLANALYLQEGFIVKEQYLHSNKKFFQTAIKLVNFQDTQACTEAIRTWVENKTDGKIKNIVSSEEFGPLTRLILVNAIYFKGDWTQKFRPEATQEMDFTKRDGSVTKIPMMHLQLRTKFGYFSDNNVSYQVLELPYKGKEFSLVLTLPSEDVTIEEVENLITAQLIKNWFAETQEEDVEISLPRFKIEQTVNLQETLRSLNVTEIFSGGCDLSGITESSDIHISKAIQKVCIEVNEDGSEAAASSSTQMAAIMSMSHNQFVANRPFLFILKHNPTGSIVFMGRLANPDIQNTRRRDMESL
- the SERPINI2 gene encoding serpin I2 isoform X2, translating into MADSTTQLAVELYQVLHCSPKKENIIHSPLGVALLLGTVQLGAKGKALKEIRQALKLQGNKDGEEFSLLQTLFSVTTEKKEFTFNLANALYLQEGFIVKEQYLHSNKKFFQTAIKLVNFQDTQACTEAIRTWVENKTDGKIKNIVSSEEFGPLTRLILVNAIYFKGDWTQKFRPEATQEMDFTKRDGSVTKIPMMHLQLRTKFGYFSDNNVSYQVLELPYKGKEFSLVLTLPSEDVTIEEVENLITAQLIKNWFAETQEEDVEISLPRFKIEQTVNLQETLRSLNVTEIFSGGCDLSGITESSDIHISKAIQKVCIEVNEDGSEAAASSSTQMAAIMSMSHNQFVANRPFLFILKHNPTGSIVFMGRLANPDIQNTRRRDMESL